One Xiphophorus hellerii strain 12219 chromosome 1, Xiphophorus_hellerii-4.1, whole genome shotgun sequence DNA segment encodes these proteins:
- the LOC116720745 gene encoding uncharacterized protein LOC116720745: protein MVTVTRASLCLQDGSVLHVSTGLTFIPHLPHLAAVQSPEPKEEEQPISVEHYCREAELWTGTSEGGKFYEVEVELPDPESDQNTMTTSSPARSDITADITADITADITCRRPDFISLEPQGFRLLGGGASCAGGRSLFHLLKALRRTVLPAHWVAVMAAGPELQLLQCCRLSSMRDAIVHVQSDRSFRVSVRSRPLPDGHRLYRECAHRVSHLSQLVSLLLDLERLAVCRGCRVQAASRRLPLRSADCHLLVAPPFHTCLPCLLEEEEEEGEDEDGAMVEEFHSC, encoded by the exons ATGGTAACGGTCACCAGAGCGTCTCTCTGTCTCCAGGACGGATCCGTCCTCCACGTCTCCACAGGCCTCACCTTCATCCCTCATCTCCCTCACCTCGCTGCCGTCCAATCGCCCGAGCcaaaggaggaggagcagcCAATCAGCGTCGAGCATTACTGCAGGGAGGCGGAGCTTTGGACCGGGACGTCTGAGGGGGGCAAGTTCTACGAAGTGGAGGTGGAGCTGCCGGACCCCGAGTCCGACCAGAACACCATGACAACATCATCACCGGCGCGCTCTGACATCACTGCTGACATCACCGCTGACATCACCGCTGACATCACCTGCAGGCGGCCGGACTTTATTTCATTG GAACCGCAGGGGTTCCGCCTGTTGGGGGGCGGAGCCAGCTGCGCAGGGGGGCGGAGCTTGTTCCATCTGCTGAAGGCGCTGAGGAGGACGGTGCTGCCGGCGCATTGGGTCGCCGTGATGGCTGCAGGAccggagctgcagctgctgcagtgcTGCAGG CTGTCCTCCATGAGGGACGCCATTGTCCACGTCCAATCGGATCGCAGCTTCCGGGTCAGCGTGCGGTCCCGTCCGCTGCCCGACGGCCACCGCCTCTACAGGGAGTGCGCTCACAGAGTCTCTCACCTGAGCCAG ctGGTGTCTCTGCTGCTGGATCTGGAGCGACTCGCCGTCTGCCGTGGCTGCAGGGTTCAGGCGGCGTCCCGTCGGCTGCCGCTCCGCTCCGCagactgccacctgctggtggcTCCGCCCTTCCACACCTGCCTGCCGTGcctgctggaggaggaggaagaggagggtgaaGATGAAGATGGAGCCATGGTGGAGGAGTTCCATTCTTGTTAA